One window of Bacteroides sp. AN502(2024) genomic DNA carries:
- a CDS encoding transposase — protein sequence MAKIQKISEIHPTLGFTEFDILEKCRKSFHESELGRLHSVFPFDRMAKAAGLSEQRLGRRNIFSPSAKIALMVLKAYTGFSDRKLVEHLNGNIHYQMFCGIMIPPSLPITNFKIVSAIRNEIASRLDIDSFQEILASHWKPYLDNLHVCMTDATCYESHMRFPTDMKLLWESIEWLYSHICRHCRDLGIRRPRNKYRNVAESYLSYCKKRKRRASRTRMLKRRMIKLLEKLLSQRDGLHSEYGALLRYTQDYHKRLSIIRKVLVQEKEMFEGRKVSDRIISIDRHYVRPIVRGKETKSVEFGAKVNNIQIDGISFIEHLSFKAFNEGIRLKDCIRMQQKLMNVRVRCVAADSIYANNANRKFCTKYGISTSFVRKGREGKDEPLRKVLRSELSKERATRLEGSFGTQKQHYSLARIKARNKKTEILWIFFGIHTANAILMIDKIRNRTGKAA from the coding sequence ATGGCTAAGATACAAAAAATTTCAGAAATCCACCCAACTTTGGGCTTTACAGAATTTGATATTCTGGAAAAATGCCGCAAGAGTTTTCATGAGAGTGAGCTTGGCAGGCTTCATTCGGTCTTTCCATTTGATCGTATGGCAAAAGCCGCAGGCCTGTCTGAACAACGTTTGGGCCGCAGGAACATATTCAGTCCTTCCGCAAAGATCGCCCTTATGGTCCTGAAGGCATACACCGGATTCTCCGACAGGAAACTGGTGGAACATCTGAACGGGAACATACACTACCAGATGTTCTGTGGCATCATGATCCCCCCGTCCCTTCCCATAACCAACTTCAAGATAGTCAGTGCCATCCGTAATGAGATAGCATCCCGCCTTGACATTGATTCCTTCCAGGAGATCCTGGCTTCACACTGGAAACCTTATCTTGATAACCTTCACGTCTGCATGACCGATGCCACATGCTATGAGAGCCACATGCGTTTTCCTACGGACATGAAACTCCTTTGGGAAAGCATCGAATGGCTCTACAGTCATATATGCCGGCATTGCAGGGATCTGGGCATAAGGCGTCCGCGCAACAAATACAGGAATGTGGCGGAATCCTATCTGTCCTACTGCAAGAAAAGAAAGAGGAGAGCTTCAAGGACAAGAATGCTTAAGCGCCGTATGATCAAGCTTCTTGAAAAGCTCCTCAGTCAAAGGGATGGGCTCCATAGCGAGTACGGTGCTTTACTCCGATATACGCAGGATTACCATAAGCGTCTTTCCATCATCAGAAAGGTGCTTGTACAGGAAAAGGAAATGTTTGAAGGGCGAAAAGTCAGTGACCGCATCATCAGCATCGACCGTCATTATGTACGTCCCATCGTCAGAGGCAAGGAAACCAAGTCCGTCGAGTTCGGTGCAAAGGTCAATAATATACAGATAGACGGCATATCGTTCATCGAACACCTCTCGTTCAAGGCTTTCAATGAGGGGATACGCTTGAAGGACTGTATCCGTATGCAGCAGAAGCTGATGAATGTAAGGGTAAGATGTGTGGCTGCCGATTCCATATATGCCAATAATGCCAACAGAAAGTTCTGTACTAAATATGGGATATCCACATCCTTTGTGCGCAAGGGAAGGGAGGGCAAAGATGAGCCTTTGAGGAAGGTGCTTAGAAGCGAACTCTCAAAAGAAAGGGCCACACGGCTTGAAGGAAGCTTCGGCACTCAAAAGCAACATTACTCGCTCGCAAGGATAAAGGCAAGGAACAAGAAGACGGAAATCCTGTGGATTTTCTTCGGAATACATACAGCAAATGCCATACTGATGATTGACAAGATCAGGAACAGAACGGGGAAAGCTGCATGA
- a CDS encoding BACON domain-containing protein, producing MDFLKNIMITLLAATLLWGCSDDDESIDGGETAISLSTYTIQADKNGGDITVTVTSSGDWRLAGVCDWAHPSVTSGKDGDVVTFTIDPNTLDEKRTATFKFFTGSAVAPLQVEVLPGYMIDLLSDDHLSISREENAIQIRLNTNVAEPVITYSEGGEEWLAFDRRSDFGGKVTLSFKAAKNETYKERSATITISSPLVTNPVNVSVNQKRTEAIIPETDVLMYDLSARTISFKVRYNVEYTASIVQGDEWMTAQSVSQPQVGDDGLTTVTLTYTLSGATDTRGGLVWITNTDNTLISEVVVVQKDPDAELVNIPDQKLRELVVKNNWALSIAGSQCIILEAGRNATTLSNSSYYSQLTDLTGIENFPNLTSLNLGYCTNMKKLDISGLHKVESLSVSSVGYCEEYNLGDNPIRSFNAGGVYGYLSVESLKFSSSKLESLDLSLISWYASYDNVTSIDVSECPMLTTLNANRSGKVKTLYLKKGQDIPNLIKNDATTIVYK from the coding sequence ATGGACTTTCTAAAAAATATAATGATAACATTGTTGGCTGCTACCCTGTTGTGGGGTTGTTCCGATGATGATGAATCGATTGATGGCGGTGAGACTGCTATTTCATTATCTACCTATACTATTCAGGCTGATAAAAATGGAGGAGACATTACTGTTACAGTGACAAGCTCGGGAGATTGGAGATTGGCGGGCGTATGCGATTGGGCACACCCGTCGGTTACATCGGGAAAAGATGGTGACGTAGTCACTTTTACAATCGATCCTAATACACTGGACGAGAAACGTACGGCGACTTTCAAATTCTTTACAGGTTCTGCTGTAGCGCCTTTGCAGGTGGAAGTTTTGCCTGGTTATATGATAGATTTACTTTCTGATGATCACTTGTCGATCTCAAGAGAAGAAAATGCAATACAAATTCGGCTCAATACGAATGTCGCCGAACCTGTCATCACTTATAGCGAGGGTGGTGAAGAATGGTTGGCATTTGATAGACGCAGTGATTTTGGAGGTAAAGTCACCCTATCATTTAAAGCTGCAAAAAATGAAACGTATAAAGAACGTTCTGCTACAATCACTATTTCGAGTCCGCTTGTAACGAATCCTGTAAACGTCAGTGTAAACCAAAAAAGAACGGAAGCCATTATTCCGGAAACGGACGTTCTGATGTATGATCTTTCAGCGCGTACCATTTCATTTAAGGTCAGATATAATGTGGAATATACGGCTTCCATTGTGCAGGGAGACGAATGGATGACCGCACAATCGGTATCTCAACCGCAAGTAGGAGATGATGGTCTGACAACGGTAACTTTGACTTATACTCTCAGTGGTGCTACAGATACACGTGGAGGTCTTGTCTGGATAACTAATACGGATAATACGCTGATCAGTGAGGTTGTTGTAGTACAAAAGGATCCTGACGCTGAATTAGTAAATATTCCGGACCAAAAACTTAGAGAGCTTGTGGTAAAAAATAATTGGGCTCTTTCAATTGCAGGTTCTCAATGCATTATTTTGGAAGCGGGACGCAACGCCACTACGTTGTCTAATAGTTCATATTACAGTCAGCTCACGGATCTGACGGGAATAGAAAACTTCCCGAATCTCACTTCATTAAATTTAGGATATTGCACAAATATGAAGAAGCTTGATATTTCGGGGTTACATAAAGTAGAATCATTATCAGTCAGTAGCGTGGGATATTGTGAGGAATATAATTTAGGAGACAATCCGATCCGCAGTTTTAATGCAGGGGGAGTTTATGGATATTTATCTGTAGAAAGCCTTAAATTTAGTAGCAGTAAGTTGGAATCTTTAGATTTAAGTCTTATTTCATGGTATGCAAGTTATGATAATGTGACCTCGATTGATGTCTCAGAATGTCCGATGCTAACGACTTTAAACGCTAACCGTAGTGGCAAAGTTAAAACTCTTTATCTGAAAAAAGGTCAGGATATTCCGAATCTGATTAAAAATGATGCAACGACTATTGTCTATAAATAA
- a CDS encoding BT_3987 domain-containing protein, which yields MINNIKHSFLPLAMFAMTIFTSCEDDIVVGSRIDESPYLTSTQLNGLLLDENTNKNSSVVELRHNEYSTNVVFRLSKLPQKGVDVQIAVDESYVSTYNAAHETDFKAFPATNVKIANNGTFVLAPDDRNTPSVKVTFTAFEGMKEDETYIIPLTVTSTTEGVTFTESSKHMVLLVQDYRNRPNTNKGEDAVQMVLYFEVNDTNPLNALEFLTESGKYYFDHIVLFAANINWDPEKKRVYLSNNENVQFLLDNNDKYLQPLRKAGMKVIISVLGNHDETGVAQLSDMGAKEFARELAAYCRAYNLDGVAFDDEYSKSPDLSNPWLASHSAYAGSRLMYECKVAMPEKIVSLYNLGAMYSNGLQVIDGVDPGQYCDYAVADYGGAASPGLGMTLKQCGGMSIELRRGSGNSSELTARSKKEAGYGYYMFFALDPSLYRSQVPRCRSVCRGLYGEELVYPRYYYSKNSTERKAL from the coding sequence ATGATAAATAATATCAAACATAGTTTTCTGCCATTGGCAATGTTTGCCATGACAATTTTTACCTCTTGTGAAGATGATATTGTAGTAGGGAGCAGGATTGATGAATCTCCTTATCTGACATCCACGCAGTTAAACGGTTTGCTACTGGATGAAAATACGAATAAAAACAGTTCTGTTGTGGAGCTCCGTCACAATGAGTACAGTACGAACGTAGTTTTTCGGCTATCCAAACTTCCTCAAAAAGGAGTAGATGTTCAAATAGCTGTTGATGAATCGTATGTGTCTACTTATAATGCTGCCCATGAGACTGATTTCAAAGCTTTCCCCGCAACCAACGTCAAAATAGCCAACAATGGTACTTTTGTGCTTGCGCCGGATGATAGAAATACTCCGAGTGTAAAAGTGACTTTCACCGCATTCGAAGGGATGAAAGAAGATGAAACATATATCATTCCTTTGACAGTTACCTCAACAACAGAAGGAGTTACATTTACCGAATCATCCAAACACATGGTACTTCTTGTGCAAGATTACCGTAACAGGCCTAACACCAATAAAGGAGAAGATGCGGTACAGATGGTACTCTACTTTGAAGTTAATGATACCAATCCGCTCAATGCTCTGGAGTTTCTGACAGAAAGTGGTAAGTATTACTTTGATCATATAGTGCTTTTTGCAGCTAACATTAACTGGGATCCTGAGAAGAAGCGTGTTTATTTGTCAAACAACGAGAATGTCCAATTCTTGCTTGATAATAATGACAAATATCTACAACCACTTCGTAAGGCTGGTATGAAAGTGATCATCAGTGTCTTAGGCAACCATGATGAAACGGGAGTAGCCCAACTTTCAGATATGGGAGCTAAAGAATTTGCTCGCGAATTGGCAGCTTATTGTCGTGCATACAATCTGGATGGTGTTGCTTTTGACGATGAATATTCAAAATCACCGGATTTATCTAATCCATGGCTTGCTAGTCACTCCGCTTATGCAGGTTCAAGGTTGATGTATGAGTGCAAAGTGGCGATGCCTGAAAAGATTGTTTCGCTCTACAATCTTGGAGCAATGTACTCAAATGGCCTTCAGGTCATTGACGGTGTCGATCCCGGTCAATATTGTGATTACGCTGTAGCTGATTATGGAGGGGCTGCAAGCCCTGGTCTCGGGATGACGCTGAAACAATGTGGCGGTATGTCGATTGAGCTTCGCCGTGGTAGCGGAAATTCAAGTGAATTAACGGCACGTTCTAAAAAAGAAGCCGGGTATGGATACTATATGTTTTTTGCGCTTGATCCTTCTTTGTATAGGTCGCAGGTGCCTCGTTGCCGGAGCGTATGCAGAGGATTGTATGGCGAAGAGCTTGTTTATCCGAGATACTATTACAGCAAAAACAGTACAGAGCGTAAGGCTCTCTAA
- a CDS encoding DUF1735 and LamG domain-containing protein, with protein sequence MKLNNLIITALAGFSVFLGSCRNYDENEQHYDNKLFISASNFTKEILFKAGDTNVEAGISVAIAKPEEHDIMVTMAPAPELLSTYKMAYYDESAILLPEEHYSMPETTTSIKSGSIVSPEVFIEFINTGELDLKTTYVLPVTIKSVEGIGVLQSAKTYYYVFRGASLINVVCNINRNRAYPDFNNDSKFNHLTEQTMEILFKATSFPNTLNTLMGIEGNYLLRIGDAGVPANQLQVATSGGNCTSTDLQFESNKWYHLAVTFNRGVIKVYVNGVEKLSDSVSKTSVNLGAKHTNEEDGSRCFWVGYSYSSDRYFDGVVSEARIWNRVLTAEEIQSTNHFYTVEPDSEGLIAYWKFNEGSGTVAKDYSASGYDLTIENEPNWVSVSLPQ encoded by the coding sequence ATGAAACTAAACAATCTGATAATCACTGCTCTTGCCGGTTTCTCTGTATTTCTCGGTAGCTGCCGGAATTATGATGAAAACGAGCAACACTATGATAACAAGCTTTTTATTTCAGCATCCAACTTTACTAAAGAAATACTGTTTAAAGCTGGTGATACAAATGTAGAAGCTGGCATTTCCGTTGCTATAGCCAAACCTGAGGAACATGATATCATGGTAACTATGGCACCGGCTCCTGAACTTTTGTCAACTTATAAAATGGCATATTATGATGAAAGTGCAATACTTTTGCCTGAAGAACACTATTCCATGCCTGAAACTACTACAAGCATAAAGTCCGGTAGTATCGTCAGTCCTGAAGTGTTTATTGAATTCATCAATACAGGTGAGCTTGACCTCAAGACTACTTATGTACTCCCCGTAACTATTAAATCCGTGGAGGGAATTGGAGTATTACAAAGTGCCAAAACATATTATTATGTATTCCGCGGAGCATCACTCATTAATGTAGTATGCAATATTAATCGAAATCGTGCTTATCCCGATTTTAATAATGACTCTAAATTCAATCATTTGACGGAGCAGACAATGGAAATTTTGTTCAAAGCTACTTCGTTCCCCAATACATTAAATACACTAATGGGTATTGAAGGAAACTACCTGTTACGTATCGGTGATGCCGGCGTTCCAGCCAACCAATTACAGGTGGCTACCTCTGGCGGAAATTGTACAAGTACAGATCTACAGTTTGAAAGTAACAAATGGTATCATCTGGCTGTTACCTTTAACAGAGGTGTCATTAAGGTGTATGTCAATGGAGTAGAGAAACTTTCAGACTCTGTATCTAAAACTTCCGTTAATTTGGGAGCTAAACATACGAATGAAGAAGATGGTTCACGTTGTTTCTGGGTAGGTTACTCTTACTCAAGCGACCGTTACTTTGATGGAGTTGTTTCTGAAGCTAGAATTTGGAACCGGGTGCTTACTGCTGAGGAAATCCAATCTACCAATCACTTCTATACAGTAGAACCCGATTCAGAAGGACTTATTGCTTATTGGAAGTTCAACGAAGGCTCGGGAACTGTAGCAAAAGATTATAGTGCGAGTGGCTATGACTTGACCATTGAAAACGAACCTAATTGGGTGTCTGTCTCATTACCTCAATAA
- a CDS encoding glycoside hydrolase family 18: MKRNSIFKTLFSAMILVAVASCSDWTGVESLKLNTATIEEQNPELYAQYVKSLNEFKTSEHQVVITSIDNVSTIPTSRSQHLTDMPDSIDYICLNNIMEVSEVNASEMEEVRRLGTKVLGLVDFDKIESAWKRILDEEAANVQTVSDETENEGEEEPVDNATRFIEYCKDEAAKQVAASSALGVDGIIANYTGFDLNSLVEENEIAAETARQAAFFDVVSNWKASNTDKTIIFKGSPQNVIDKKLFADCKYIIVNAHAAKNLNEMSYLVLMASAKDVPTDRFVIGVTTPYLTNSGSYNGKLSDGSSAIIGAAQWAVSKTSEYTKTGISIDAAEKDYFNVVNIYPNIKEAINILSPTVK, translated from the coding sequence ATGAAGAGAAATAGTATATTCAAAACATTGTTTTCTGCAATGATACTGGTTGCTGTAGCATCTTGTTCCGACTGGACAGGTGTAGAAAGTCTTAAACTAAATACGGCAACTATTGAGGAACAGAACCCTGAACTTTACGCTCAATACGTAAAGTCTTTGAATGAATTCAAGACATCGGAACATCAGGTTGTGATTACTTCCATTGACAATGTCAGCACTATTCCAACCTCGCGCAGCCAACATCTTACTGATATGCCCGACAGTATTGATTACATTTGTTTGAATAATATCATGGAAGTGAGCGAAGTAAATGCATCTGAAATGGAAGAGGTGCGTCGGTTAGGTACCAAAGTGTTAGGTCTGGTAGATTTCGATAAAATAGAAAGTGCATGGAAAAGAATCCTTGATGAGGAAGCTGCCAATGTACAAACTGTTTCCGATGAAACAGAGAATGAAGGAGAAGAAGAACCTGTTGATAATGCAACACGCTTTATCGAATACTGTAAGGATGAAGCGGCTAAACAAGTTGCAGCAAGCAGTGCTTTGGGTGTAGACGGAATTATAGCAAACTATACGGGTTTTGACCTTAATTCACTGGTTGAGGAAAACGAAATAGCTGCTGAAACAGCACGTCAAGCGGCATTTTTTGATGTGGTATCTAATTGGAAAGCTTCAAATACGGATAAAACAATTATTTTCAAAGGTTCTCCGCAAAATGTTATCGACAAGAAGTTATTTGCAGATTGTAAGTATATTATTGTAAATGCACATGCTGCCAAGAATCTAAATGAGATGTCATATCTTGTGTTAATGGCATCTGCCAAGGATGTACCCACCGACCGCTTTGTGATAGGGGTGACTACTCCTTATCTTACCAATTCAGGGAGTTATAATGGGAAACTAAGCGATGGTTCATCTGCTATCATAGGAGCGGCTCAATGGGCTGTCTCAAAGACTTCTGAATATACCAAAACCGGAATCTCGATTGATGCAGCGGAAAAAGACTACTTTAATGTTGTCAACATTTATCCGAATATAAAAGAAGCCATTAATATATTGAGTCCAACCGTTAAATAA